The sequence GAACGCCTTCCCCAGAATTTTTCCTTCGCTATCCCTTGGATCGCAGATTTCCATAACGTGATAATGTTGAAATGAATACTATTAATCTACAGACTATAGTGTGCTTCTCTCATTTTTTTGATTATGATCAAGAAGGGTACTCCATTTTCTCCTCTTCATGCTCCTGAGTCAAGGAGAGGGTCGTTGAGCCGCTTTTACGAAGTCGTCAATGTCGGAGGGAAAGCATCCTTTGTCATGATTCCACGGTATCCCACAGGTGTCCCTTTCGTGTTGAAAATTTTTCTGTCAAGAGCAAATAGAATTGTCCGGTTTTGTAGCAAATGAGTTGTCCGCTTTTTCTGTTCTTCAAAAGGGATCTATTTTGAGAGCAGGAGGTGAGCGGCGGATGTTCGCTTTCCTCGCCAGTTATTTTTGTGCAGGAGTTATGCCGCCTTTTTAGTTGTTATTTCCATGAGTTTCCCTTGTTTGTCATAATCGGCCAGTTTTCGCGGGCCGTGGAAGATGGATAGGGATCCATCCGGATACCGATGGATCACCACCCTGACCCTGACGTAATGACAGCGGTATTGGTTCGCTGGAATCTGGAGTTTCATTCCTTTAAAACTGACGCAGTTGTCGGCACTGACCGTCCGTTCATCTTGTTCACAGAGGATGTCATCAAGATTTTCCCCCTTCCAAGGGACAAACGCTGACCCGTCTTCAAGGGGCGGCTGTATGAACTCGGCGTTGAACGCGGGGAGATACACCTTGGTCAAATAAATGTTGGCGGCATTTATGTCTGTGATTCCATGAAAATCCAACTCCTTGACAAGCCGGTCTTGATGAGTCTCAAAAGCCCTCTCGCTACGGCCTCGCGCCTCAGGAGAATAGGCCGCGATCATTTGAATCCCCAAGTGTTTCATGGCACGGCCAAACTGAGTCAGCTGCGTTTTGCTGACCTTCCCCCCTTCCTTGGGCGTGTACCAGTAATGACTCCCCCGGTCCGTGTACAGGGAACTGAACAAGCCCTTTTGAACAATCACATCCCGAGCCCCTTGAAAACTGCTATCCGTCCCTTCCTCCTCAACAAAAAACATCGAGTAATGCTCGCTGGTCGCGTCATCCATCGTCACGATCAGATCCCATTTTTTCCCAGGTACCCATTCATGCGTGCTCCCATCCTGATGCAGCATCATGCCAGACAGGGGGGCTCGTTCCCGCCGCTTACGATGTGCTCCCCGCTTGGCCGATATAGAAACCAAACCTCGCGACTGAAGCGTGTTTTTAACCCATGTGTAACTGCGCACGCCTCCATCACGTCGATACCAACTGTAAAAATGCTTCACATTCCAACCCCGGTGCCGGCTCGCGTAATGCTCCGCGACGGCCATCACTTCATCTACAGGGGCGCGATGAAATGATGCCTGCGTCAGGCGCTTGTCCGACAAACCCGATATCCCGGCCTCTTCGTACCGATCAATGTACCGACGAAACGTCCGATCACATACCCCCAAAATCCGAGCCGCTTCTTCCTGGTTCAAACGACTCTCACTCCATCCTAAATAAACCTCCTCAAATCGCATCTTCCGGATCTCCTGTAGCACCTCTGTCCGTCGCATCCGTCACCTCCAGCGGTGACCATAACAAACCGGACAGATTGTGTGCTACAAACCGGACATATCATTTGCTCCTGACATTTTGTGTTTTTTTGTTGACCGCTTGACTGAAAGTGCTAGACTGAACATGGATGCATAGAATTCATGTGAGAAAAAACGCTCCGGATGCTGGG comes from Deltaproteobacteria bacterium and encodes:
- a CDS encoding ISNCY family transposase — encoded protein: MRRTEVLQEIRKMRFEEVYLGWSESRLNQEEAARILGVCDRTFRRYIDRYEEAGISGLSDKRLTQASFHRAPVDEVMAVAEHYASRHRGWNVKHFYSWYRRDGGVRSYTWVKNTLQSRGLVSISAKRGAHRKRRERAPLSGMMLHQDGSTHEWVPGKKWDLIVTMDDATSEHYSMFFVEEEGTDSSFQGARDVIVQKGLFSSLYTDRGSHYWYTPKEGGKVSKTQLTQFGRAMKHLGIQMIAAYSPEARGRSERAFETHQDRLVKELDFHGITDINAANIYLTKVYLPAFNAEFIQPPLEDGSAFVPWKGENLDDILCEQDERTVSADNCVSFKGMKLQIPANQYRCHYVRVRVVIHRYPDGSLSIFHGPRKLADYDKQGKLMEITTKKAA